In Desulfonispora thiosulfatigenes DSM 11270, the DNA window ATTAAATCCTTAACTGGATGATTTGCTCCCCTATGGCTAGCTTTAAGTCTATAAGTATCTGCCCCTAAGGAAAGACAAAGTAATTGATGACCTAGCCCTACCCCCAAAATAGGGATTTCATTAATCAGAGACTTAATAGTTTCTATACTTTCATTCATATCCTTGGGATTACCTGGTCCATTAGATAAAAACACTCCTGCTGGATCTAGCTTCATTATCTCACTTACTTTTGTAGTTCTAGGCATAATATAAAGGTCAAAATCTTGCTCTTTTAAGCCCTGTAAAATGCTATTTTTAAGTCCATAATCTAAACAAACAACCTTTGCACCTTTACCTGGAATATGACTAATTTCTGAAGTTATTGAATTTGAATCTTGTGAACACTCTTTTTTGTTATCTGTTTTTTCTATAAACCGAGCTATCTCCTCTTTAGGAAAATCATTATTTGTTATAATTCCTTTCATACTTCCTTTTGCACAAATAAGTCTGGTTAATGCTCGTGTATCTATACCAGATATGCCGATAATTTTATGCTTATTTAAATATTCCTTCAAACTTTCTTTAGCTTGATAATTATTGTAATATTCACACTTTTCCCTGAGTATCAAACCCTTAATACAAGGTTTGATCGTTTCAAAGTCTGAATCGTTAATTCCATAATTGCCTACGACCGGATATGTGAGCAAAACAATTTGTCCTTCATAAGATGGATCTGTTATAATCTCCTGATATCCTACCATAGATGTGTTGAGAACTATTTCACCAGATATGATCCCTTCGCATCCAAAAATTTCGCCTGTAAAACATGAACCATCTTCTAAAATTAGTTTTCCGTTCATATTAAACCTCCCCAAAGGCCTCGTCTAAAATCTCTATTGCTAAATCGATCTCTTTAATTGTAGCAGTTAATGGAGGCACAAATCGTAAAGTTTGCCCTGCTATCCCATTAATAATTAATCCTTTTTCAAAACATAAATTAACTATGTCCTGTGCATTAATATCTATGTCGCAACCTATCATTAAACCAAGACCTTTTACTTTTTTAATGCATGCATATTTTTCTTTTAAGCTATTTAATTTCCCTCTGAAATATTCTCCTTTATCTACAACTTCTTGCATGAATTTATCATCAAAGATTTTTTCACATATGGCTAAGCTACCACTAGTTACTAAAGGGTTACCACCAAAGGTTGAGCCATGGTCTCCTGGTTTAAATACATTTGCAATTTCATCTTTCGCAAGTATTGCGCCTATCGGTAAACCCCCACCTAATCCTTTCGCTAGAGAAATTATATCTGGATTTAAGTCAAAGTTTTCATATGCAAATCTTTTTCCAGTACGCCCCATCCCGGTTTGGACTTCATCTATAATAAATAATAAGTTATTGTCTTTACATATTTTTTCTACTTCTTTTAAATATTCTTCATTTGGAACATTTACGCCACCTTCACCTTGAATA includes these proteins:
- the carA gene encoding glutamine-hydrolyzing carbamoyl-phosphate synthase small subunit gives rise to the protein MNGKLILEDGSCFTGEIFGCEGIISGEIVLNTSMVGYQEIITDPSYEGQIVLLTYPVVGNYGINDSDFETIKPCIKGLILREKCEYYNNYQAKESLKEYLNKHKIIGISGIDTRALTRLICAKGSMKGIITNNDFPKEEIARFIEKTDNKKECSQDSNSITSEISHIPGKGAKVVCLDYGLKNSILQGLKEQDFDLYIMPRTTKVSEIMKLDPAGVFLSNGPGNPKDMNESIETIKSLINEIPILGVGLGHQLLCLSLGADTYRLKASHRGANHPVKDLIHDRVYITNQIHGYAVNIEDLPGDLIVTHINLNDNTIEGIKHKSLPIFSVQYHPNINQGYEDCAYVYTEFKKVING
- a CDS encoding aspartate aminotransferase family protein, whose product is MENLVEMGKEYIFNNYGRIPKVIVKGEGSYVWDSEGKKYLDFVAGIAVNNLGHCPKELVEAIKEQAEKLLHCSNLYWIEPQIKLAKKLVENSIFDKVFFCNSGAEANEAAIKLARKWGNGRYEIITMEKSFHGRTLATLGATGQEKFHKDFLPKVDGFLHVPFGDVEKLKNTIGPKTCAVLLEVIQGEGGVNVPNEEYLKEVEKICKDNNLLFIIDEVQTGMGRTGKRFAYENFDLNPDIISLAKGLGGGLPIGAILAKDEIANVFKPGDHGSTFGGNPLVTSGSLAICEKIFDDKFMQEVVDKGEYFRGKLNSLKEKYACIKKVKGLGLMIGCDIDINAQDIVNLCFEKGLIINGIAGQTLRFVPPLTATIKEIDLAIEILDEAFGEV